In Musa acuminata AAA Group cultivar baxijiao chromosome BXJ2-10, Cavendish_Baxijiao_AAA, whole genome shotgun sequence, a genomic segment contains:
- the LOC135625271 gene encoding protein TIFY 10a-like, with the protein MGSKGDESNFSQTCRLLRQYLKEKRSLSGLGIDMAPVPAGGRSRTTTTMSLLPGADVPGEEQTENKGSPKSMDLFPQHSGFEESGKISEAKQMEKGQLTIFYAGKMMVFDDILAAKAKDLMQMARNESIAAQKFRFSAPRAAAAGAAASPSKPDSVLAAASGSQSMAAPSPDSPSKTSASDMPIARRNSLHRFLEKRKDRINTKAPYQVNGASPSTNEAEAKAESSQAWLNLGRQVSMPEHSSDSSK; encoded by the exons atgggaAGCAAGGGTGATGAGTCCAACTTCTCTCAGACATGCAGGCTATTGAGACAGTACTTGAAGGAGAAGCGCAGCTTGAGTGGCCTTGGCATCGACATGGCCCCTGTGCCAGCAG GTGGTAGATCCCGGACAACCACGACGATGAGCTTGTTGCCAGGGGCGGATGTGCCGGGAGAGGAGCAGACAGAGAACAAGGGCTCACCGAAATCCATGGATCTGTTTCCTCAGCACTCTGGTTTTGAAGAATCTGGCAAGATCTCAGAAGCCAA GCAGATGGAGAAGGGCCAGCTGACCATCTTCTACGCCGGAAAGATGATGGTGTTCGACGACATTTTGGCCGCCAAAGCCAAGGATCTGATGCAGATGGCCAGAAACGAGAGCATCGCGGCTCAGAAGTTTAGGTTCTCCGCCCCTCGCGCTGCGGCTGCCGGAGCCGCTGCTTCCCCTTCGAAGCCTGACTCCGTGCTGGCAGCCGCATCCGGCAGTCAGTCCATGGCGGCGCCGTCGCCGGATAGCCCGTCGAAGACCAGTGCTTCTG ATATGCCCATAGCGAGAAGAAACTCCCTCCATCGATTCCTGGAGAAGAGGAAGGACCG AATCAACACCAAGGCACCATACCAAGTTAATGGTGCTTCGCCGTCGACGAACGAGGCAGAGGCAAAAGCAGAGTCAAGCCAAGCATGGCTCAACCTCGGAAGGCAAGTCTCGATGCCTGAGCACAGCTCAGATAGCAGCAAATAG